The sequence below is a genomic window from Pagrus major chromosome 20, Pma_NU_1.0.
AAAATAGCATATCGACGACAAACAAAATGATATAAGATCATGTGAGGTCATGTGATTATAGTCAATTTCATGAGTCAACACTCACTCATCACATCTGTCTAGGCATGGTGCCTTGCTGATGCTGACACAGCATTCTTCAACACAGGCTGCTGCCCAGACAACAACATCAACTCCTGTCCAAACAAAACGCAAGGAATCCGCTGCACACTCAATGGTTTGTAAAGATTGGGGTCATGTTAAGCGGAAACTAAGAAAGAGTCTTCTTATATTATGGTGGTAATACCTGAATCTCCAGGATATTTAATCCTATTACCTTCAAAAGTATTTCTAGTATGAGTCAGACGTAAGAGAAAACTGTAAGTTTGTAGATTAGTGTCAAAAAGTAGAACACTATGATTCTCATCTGGTGAGAAACTCTTTCTTTATATCATCAAATTGTCTAATTTTAAGGCGGGCTAGTTTATTTTTGTGGCACTTTTTAACCACAAAGTCGACTGAAAATGATTTTACTCATTACAGGCTCCAGGGTTTGACTACTGTGGTTGCACACAcgcccaaaaatctgtcaagtgcgtCTAAAAACTTTTTCATTGTATGAAAACGTATTTCATAGGTGCGTTTGAATTATGTGCAGGTGCACCCAAATCGAAAGCACACCAGTGGAACCAGTGTATAAATATTGATTtgtaataatataaaacaaagaaatcagcAAATCTTCAGAGAATGGACGACATTGTGCTTGAAAACGGTCAACATAGTAACGAAACAAATAGTCGACTAATCGTTCAGCtcgaaaaattaaaaaattccAATCGCACACTAAATGTGTCCACGTATATTGTAATTTAAGTGTTAATACTCACATGTAGGAATATTTTATAATCCACATGTGAATTCCAGGAGCCTTCGTTCTGAATGCGGGGATCTTGGACCCGCACTGCAACAAACTCCTgaaggacagaaacagagacactgTGTCACaagtttgaataaaaaacaactgcCGTGACATTTATgagtgcgcgtgtgtgttttactgtgtcACGGTCAAACCAACAGATAAAGATCTAGAGTACAATAAATTAGTTTGTCGAACTGACAAAagcaacttcttcttcttcaacttCTAATAATGAGGTTCctcaaatgtatttaaacaCATCAAATGAGGTATTGTTCTTTGACATTTGTTAAGtggaagtttaaaaaaaaaaaaaaaaaaaaggagctggAAGGTTTCCCCAACATCTTACAttagaaatgtatattttgcaATTTAATGAGGCGACTtacatcttcttcttgattGCTGATCATCCTACCGAGTGCTGCACTGcaaaggaaggagaggagagttCAACAAACAGGATCAAAAGCTCAAACTGTGCACATCTTCTTTAGTGTTGGCATGACTTGATGACTCATCTTCTAAAAGGGAAACTGGTCAGCAAAAATCAGCAGTCACTCTCGCAGGCATTTCTCTTTACTGCTCAGCGGAGCTAAGAACTCAGACTCTTTCTTTCAAAAGAGTAACAAGCGGTCCCCTTTCCTGGTCTTAAGGTCGCTTGTTAAGTCTCTTTATTGCTTTGTAAAATTCTTTAGCGGCCAACAAATCATGAGTCTTACTCACCCATCATAAACTTGGTGAAAGGACTGGCTTTTGCCAATTAGGGCTCCAGCTAAGAAGTATTACaattattgactgatttttcaattaatcaatttgtcttttgatataaaatgtaagaaaataaggaaaaatatCCAAGGAGATGTCtcaaaattgctttttttgtatgactacagtagagctgcaacgattagttgattaatcaatcaaagTAATTAATCGCCAACTCATTCctgaagcaaaaatgtcaaacattgctgcttttctttgtcattcatggCAGTAAATTAAgagttttgggctgttggttggaagactgtgatgagcatttttcagttttctgaccTTTTTTTAGACTAAATTATtgatcatgaaaacaaacaatgatCAAATAATGGTTCGTTGCAATATAACattgatataaatataataataattagataatcttcacatttaagaaccACGGACCACAGGATATTTGGCATTTCCTCTTGATAAATAACagaaacgattaattgattgtcAGAATAGCCAGTAATTGATTTTCTGATGATCGACTAATCGTTTCAGCACCAGCGAAACTACACGGATGTCAGgcagaaagcagaaaatgcTGATCACCGATGACACGCAGAAACCAGCTGccatctctctcacactctttCCCACAGTCACTAACACTTCACAGACATTTCTCCATTAAATCAGACAAAGTATTCAAACCTGAGTGAGTTTAAATTCCTGTTATAACCATCAGAAACATCACAAATCGAAAGCTTGTGGACAACGAAAACCGACCCCTCCCCTTCACTGTGTGTGAAGATACTCAAagttaaatcaaataaaacaaaaacatggagCACACTCACTCTCCGAAACACTTCACGTGTCCTGTTAGCTCGTCTGCTTCCTACGGGACAGTTATATTAGTTGTCTGGCCTCAGAGATAACACTTATAAACACTTTAGCCACAGGAAACATTAGCTCAAGGCTAATTTAAATCGACAACTACTTACTTTCACGAGGCGTGTGTTTGTTCCTGTGGTGGTTTCCAGCCGGCTGCTGTCGATGTTCTCCTGCTTTTCCGGcgtttctgttttatttaagcTCAAAATCCTCAAATACTGAGGCTTGTTTTCGCGAACACCTCCTGTCTCCATTTAGCAAGTCACAAGCGCCGCTACGTCACACCGTGACGAGCCTACTTCCGGGTGTGCGCGCGCGGTCGTCGGCAAAGGACGGAAGGGGGCGTGtgacttttcaaattaaatgaaaaatatatttgatttattattttctgttagTATTTTAAAGACACCCAATTTACGCCAGAAATActtaaatgcagtttaaaaaaataaaaataaaataaatatgctAAAAATAATCTTAGCATGAGGTCCACTTACACATTAGCAGGTGGCTGAAATGTGGCTAAAAGCTAAActgttatttaaaataaataaatgaataaatgaatatatatggATCCTGGCAACTGGAGATTGATGAGGTACAACAAACATCCTACATCAAGGCAGCAGGTCAGGGGggatacatcatcatcatacaacAGGTGTCTGATTTTTGCCCATGGTCCACTATTAAGTTTTGATTTTGCCCCTCCAAAGGCAAAAAAGTTTGCGCACCCTTGATGTAGATTTAGGTGTTGAGTGTGTCGTGGCAACTGAAAATCAGTTACTTGTCTAGTGCAGGTGAGAGTTGGTCAAAACACCAGGTTCGACACAATATTTCTTCTCTAGAAGTTCCTTTATTGCTTGCAAGCAAGAGTCACACATCAGCAGCGCATAGATGTTGACTGGGGAGAGGCAGTCTCTCTCAGTCCTTTATAGTTGTAAAAATCCAATACACACAGTTGTAGAGGTCACAAGGTTACATCTGGACCACTTAGAATAACACTCCCATTATCTCCACTTTCTCCACAGGTTAACATAAATTTAACAAGCACTTACATCCCATAGTTTATGTTTCATACATCAAACATTCTCAGACACATATTTCCAGGAGGGGTTACACAGAAAGGTCACAAAAATACTCTTCAGGATTGACTCCTTGGAAAAGAGTCTGTTGTCTTATCTAGGTATCTTATCACATACGCTCTGCAACCATAAAACTGTCACATGACGTAAACCACGGGAGGCCCATAGACACAATGTTTTCACTCTTAACACATCTTCTATACTTGTTAAGTTAAGAATAACATATGTAAATAACAAAGGGATATTTGGGAATTTCCCTTACAAGTGTATTTTCAGGGTTTGTGGAAAATGAATCTTCACCATTACCAGATGGGTTAAGACCTCTTAACAAACACTACCATTGCTAAGTCACATTTACagttataaaaatatatatgatcaaacctgtttttttttaaaacataaaagtaaataaaaaggagatgaaaaagaaaaaaaatattttccagaGGTCACATTAtggataaattaaatgtattttgaggGATTATTGTGTCGAAGTGTTTGACAACATAATTTCCCGGGGGaagtatgcatgtatgtatctatacagtgcctataaaatatatatattaaactCCTTGGATGTTTCctccttttattgtttttataaatggaatcatggtcaatataatttgggtgttttctatatttttgtgttcatcccctgacttatacttttcaataatCTTTTCACAGATTTGCTTGGAgtcttcttttgtcttcatggtgtaattgtagcctgGAATACTGACTGGATCTtccagacacaggtgtctttatactacaataACTTGAGAGACAATCACTGCACTCAGGTAATCTCAATTTCATTACTTGTGAGACTATAAGCACCAGttggctggacctctgttgatttaggtcagtcactttaaagggggtGAGTACTTATGCAAtaacttattttacattatatatttttaattaattgacatcactttgtagaaatctgttttcactctacattaaagaggttttttttgtatatttgtggttaaaaatgtcaaattatattgaccatgatttaGAGAAGCAATAAAAGAGAGACATCGAAGGGGGTGAATGATCTTTATAAGCACTGAAgttatgtttatataaaaatgaataataacacaaataaaagtacTCTGTGTATCTACTGTAgttatgtttatataaaataatgataaaataataattaaaagaaaggTACTCTGTGTATCtgctgtatttatgtttatataaaataaataataattaaaataaaagtactctTTGTATCTACTGTAgttatgtttatataaaaataatgataaaaataataattaaaagaaaggCACTCTTTGTATctactgtatttatgtttatataaaaataatgataaaaataataattaaaagaaaggTACTCTGTGTATCtgctgtatttatgtttatataaaataaataataattaaaataaaagtactctTTGTATCTACTGTAgttatgtttatataaaaataatgataaaaataataattaaaagaaaggCACTCTTTGTATctactgtatttatgtttatataaaataaataataattaaaataaaggtACTCTGTGTATctactgtatttatgtttatataaaataaataaataatcaaaagaaAGGTACTCTGTGTATCtactgtatttatgtgtatataaaATAAGTACTTAAAAGAAAGGTACTCTGTGTATCtactgtatttatgtgtatataaaATAAGTAATTAAAAGAAAGGTACTCTGTGTATCTACTGTACTTATGTGTATATAAAATAAGTAATCAAAAGAAAGGTACTCTATctactgtatttatgtttatataaaataaGTAATCAAAAGAAAGGTACTCTGTGTATCTACtctatttatgtttatataaaataaataagtaatcaAAAGAAAGGTACTCTGTGTATctactgtatttatgtttatataaaataaataagtaattaaAAGAAAGGTACTCTATCtactgtatttatgtgtatataaaATAAGTAATTAAAAGAAAGGTACTCTGTGTATCtactgtatttatgtgtatataaaATAAGTACTTAAAAGAAAGGTACTCTGTGTATCCACTGTATTCATGAGTCCGCTCCATTGATCCAGTCCGCGGTTTGCTGGCGCTCTGTGATCGCAGATCTACACATCACCTGCTCGCGGCCCGGCAGGCTCCCGGTCCAGCGGTGAGTGCGTCCACATGGTGTTCAGATCTGCGCAGCTGCTCGCTCTTCACACTCCAACAGACCCActggactttttttctcttctctcataCCAGACGAAGGGGCGGAAACGACACATTTCACCGACTGTAGTCAAACTAGCGGCTCTGAATTTTCACAACAAATCGAGACAAACAGcgacgtgtttttttttacggGTTACATTGCGAGGCGAAGGCTTGCGTGTCGTTTTATTTCGCTTCGGGTGgaagtttaaaacaaattataagTCATCGGTGAGtttgatttttcctcttctctcctcccctccgAGCGTGTTGATTGTGCACGAGTCTAACGCTAGCTAGCCGATAATGTGCAGATTTTCAATGGGGATGAAAAGCGGCGCCGCGGCGGACGACAGTGTCCGGCCAGCGGACACGTTTGACACCATGTCTGCCTGTGAACGCTCGGTGTAATCGACAGGCATCCCTCGGTGTTGTGCATTAGTGTCCAGCGCGAAAGCAATATGGAGGAGACGGCAGCTAGCTGCAAACTGAGGGGTACCTTCTGGGCTTTGTCgtgctgtgttttcttctttccgcTCGCTAACGctagcaacaaaaaaaaaaaaacacccctcCGAGCTAAACACCCAGGTTTGATTTTCACAGCGAAGCGGTGCTGATTTAAAGCAGCCTGTCTTGTTGTGTGATCGTCggctttgtgttttctgcaaaCCTGTGCAGTGTTGTTGATGCTGGCGCCTGCAGGCACGTCTAGAAACACGCTCCGGCCTGAAACATCTGTATTATTGATTAGTCAAGTGACagatgtggatgtgtgtgctCGTTTAAAGTGGTATATCATACATTGGGTCAGGGccacttaaaggagcactatgtagttttggagaagaaattttaattagaagataaagatttgtttttttttaatgcatgaactaactaaataaacaaactgttttcatgactgaatgaaataaataaacaaactgaccttaaagtaaaacacagtttcataccaGGGCCGTAGCCAGGATTGTAGACATACTGAGGTCCTGCCCCCCacctccatctgtccatccatcaaGACGATTTGAAGGACTTTAGTATAAATCAgtgcatttctctgcattttgacagGATCAATAATCATTTAGGAAATAATATCGATGAAAATTGAACTCATATtccaacagaagaagaagatacaTAACAAATACGGCCAGTTTTGACTTAAACATACTTATTTCTTTgcttaaaatgatttattgacatgggtaacactttattataaccgtcattaataaatggtaaattaatagttaattaTATTTAGTTAAGTCATTTCACTGttaagaaacaatgaaacattcataattacatttattaagcaattgtaaaggttaaaaacatcagttgcaactccatccaaataatgtttataaatgaactacacagtatttattaaccatttacaaagtattatgaacatcaagtgcaactttccaataaacaattgctaatAAAGGATtgataaagcatttcattgcttcctaacagtgaaataactgtcaACTAAAGTTTGATCAACaataaatttaccatttttattatgtataatacgtggcggaccctgccaccttcctagcttcaaacatcgttctggggaccttattttcctctgaaaacagcttgtttattcagttatggaaaaattaatatttctgagctTTTGTTACTGCATTCATATTAAATtcatattaaaattctgagtttcaagttcctctccaaaactacatagggCCCCTTTAAATACACGTCTTACACTTCCCCCCCTAAATGAGTTTACACATGTCATAAGATACATGGGTAACTCcagtctttttaaaataaatccattTATTAGGCATGGGAGGATATGGAAATTTGCATCATAGATGGaagacatcttttttttttaacgtctGTTTATTGGCAACAGTacagactgaaaataaatgatacaAAATATCATAAAAGATAGTATGGGGTTTACGTggacagacacaaaacaacatagAAACGGGAACGATATacagaatacattttaactAAGGTACAGGGCTGCTTACATTGTAATTACTGACATCTTACTTGATCGAGTTGTAGTGGCTGACATTTAGGAGGATATTTACTGCCTAGCCTTTACATAATCAGTAAAGGGCTGCCAAGTCTAGTGGAATGTCAACAGAGCCTCGTAAAGTGAATCTGAGATTTTCTAGCTTTAGGTGCTGCGTAACGTCTTTTAACAACATAGCGTTGGCGGGAGGTTTTGTCTGTGTCCAGTTCAGTAAGATTAATCTACGTGCCAAAGGGGTTGAAAGGTGTCTTTTAAGAGGACTGTTCCCCAAATACAGCCAAGAGGGGATCAGGTTTGACCACATGTCCCAAAATATCAGACAAAGTTTTAAATATGGAGTCCCAAAAAGTAGATAATTTTGGACATAGCCAGAACATCTGCCCCAAAGAGGCAGGACATGCCACAGAGGATCTATATTAGGATACATTTTGGAAAGTTTGGAAAGTTTAACCTTTGATAAAGAAGATATCTTTGATGTAgagagcaaagatggatgatttacaACTTtgatatgttttgttgtgttatgaCTCGTACACCTTTGCCTTGCCTTTTGAACCCTTTTAGAACATGTATTGCAAAGTACCatcttgttgttgctgttgttgctgttgttgttgttggcttGTTCCTCTTCTCTTTGCCAGATTACAAACTTACTTTAGAGTATTTGCCAAGTACTGCATCAGAATGTGCAGATGCTGCACTTGTAATAAGCCATTTTTCGGCTTTAATTTATCATCCTCGTATTTATCCTGCATCACTActtttaagtgaaaaaaaatctccaatAAGTAATCGTTAATCATGCTGTCATCATACCCTGCATGAATAAAGGATGAATAAATGGTCGGCACCTCATCTTCCTGTCGTTCTTTAGTTTGGAATGCGTTCATgggaaaatattttcaaaatgtttattattatttatatacgGAATCAAAGTTTAGTCAATAAATTATCAAGTTTAATTCTTTGTTCTTTATGAAGTTGGAAGTGACTCCAGAAACAGTTGTGCTCAGTGGAGTGTGGCCGGTGGCTGAGGCCATGTCGATGCTGTTCATTTTCGATGACAAGTGAAAGTTGGAAAGAACCTGAAATCACACTGGCGCAGCGAAACAGGAGACGGATCGAGCTAAGAAAATAAAGTATGTGTCAAAGTTTTAAGGCCCACTGTAGGAGGGGTTATAGTTAGGCATGGGACAATATGAAAATTAATGTCATCACAATATTATGcaaataatcatcaaaatattcttcaaacttcaaaatgatttaaattgGACTTAAACATACTGGAACCATTTTAACCTTAAATTTTGTTAGGAAACAAATGACACGTCTGTTTTTCATtgtagaaaacaaacagatactCTTAAAGACGTTATCATGAATCATAAGGTCTTCCTGTtcaaataaaggataaataaacaGTGGTAACTTCATCTCCCTgacgtttttttaatttggaatTTACACACGtggtttaacttgtttttgtggggaTACAATGTGCAAACTGAgccttcagccatggtgacaggcttaTTCAACTCAAAATGAATCAGGAAATCAATATAGGACTATATGTACTGAGctaaacagctttttcaagtcacttGTTTGAGGATATTcatgattgtgttttttatccCGATCCATGATAAAATCTTCTATCCTCCCATCCTTATCCATAATTAGGACAAAATCAACAAACGCATCCTGGGTtttcaaacatgaaacacatttctgctGATCTGCATTGCCTCACATTGTTACCCATGTATCTTCTCAATGAATCCCATTCTCCAatgctgttttctcctctctacCAACATTGATTCCGGCTCTCTTCCATCACGCAACAATCTTGACGTTGACCAGGAATCTGCTGGTCCCCAGGTCTACCTGATGAGTATGAGCCTGACTACAGAGCCCCCTAACGATGCTCCCACTGTTACAGAAGGTTTAACATATCATTATTTTCTAACATACATTTCTCTGTTATCTCTTGTCCTTGTGCGATGAGGTGTGTGTCCAAGAGTCGAGGAATGGATTAAGTGATGTCTTGAAGTGgcactgtaaatgtttgtaacACTTGAAACTGCACTCAGCAGAATGATTTAACATGTTGTGGTAAAAGACAAAGTAAGAAACATCTCtaacaaatgtgaacatgaaTGTTAACACCAGTTTTCAGTTTCAAGTCACCTGTTAAAGGGTGGGGGCCTTCAGGATCAGTAACTCCCCATTTCTCCTGTTTCTAATCCAGCAGAGCCTAAGATGGCTTCGCCTgagaagaaggacaagaagcCAGATGACGTgccggaggaagaggaggaggaggaagaatacGTAGTGGAAAAGGTCCTGAATCGGCGGGTGGTGAAGGGAAGAGTAGAGTATCTTCTCAAGTGGAAGGGATTCTCTGAGTGAGTGTTTTGGGTGGAGTTGATGTCCTTAACTTATCACTTCATGTCTTTAAAAACGCCACAAtccaccttttcttttcttatcatTGTCCTGTTTATACAGTCCTCCAATTAAGATTATAACCAAGAAAGACTGAGAAACAGTATGTTTACCAGGTGACTGatataaatactgtacttttctgAATTTGTGTTGCAGGGAAGATAACACGTGGGAGCCAGAAGACAACCTGGACTGTCCGGACTTGATTGCAGAATTTCTGCAGTCCCAGAAGTTAGCGCACGATGGGAAGAGGAAGGCGGCCGGAGAAGCAGAAGGCGATGAGagtaaaacaaagaagaaaaaagatgatGTAAGTcccaattttttgtttttataagaGTCCGTGAGCGGTCGGTCCACCTATTTTGGAGTTGCAGAGAGCCGCATCAGTGTTACAAAAAAGCTACAACCCCAATTCCTAAGAAGTTGTGACTCTGTGTAAagtgtaaatgaaaacagaatgcagACAAGCTCAGTTTTTttaagtgttcctgagcccatgtagtaatctCCGTTAGCTGTAGtggtcttttgttgctcctgtcccagcttgtttgaaacatgttgctgctatcaaattcagaataagcagatGTTGATGAGGTAGAACACTAAATGTACtgtctttttactgttttcacttGAGTATGTCTAAAAGAATTAGAAAATTACCACATTCTGTTGTGGCGATGTTTTTACACAGCGTCCTAACTTTTTCTGGAATAAGGGTTGTAGTTTAGACAATGACAGACTAATGCTGCGTACGACTGTACTCGGGAAAAAACGACCTCCGACGTGGAAAAGTGCGATTGTCATCCAAGTCGAAAACGTGATCTCAGACAAGATCAACCAAATCCGACTATGGcagcacacacagtgaacaattAGCTTTTTACCTTGtcatcactttttactttatgtagtgtttgtgttgttaaacGTGCTGTAACAGCAATGTTGTcgtttccatttttttaatgccCATTCAGTTGATTTAAGTCCTTTGAGCATGCGGTGCAAACCTACTCCTCCACGTGAGCTCATCTGTTATATCAgctgtagttgcttgtgaagttcacAGACGTGTCATACAAACATCCGTTTGCTGCGCACGTCCATGCACTGGGACGCATTTAGAGTGAAAGTTGGGGTTACCGACTCTGAAGTATCGACTTCTGACACCACAAAGattacagccagcagccagctgACCAACAACATGCATGTATGTTAACACTTGCATGAGGACACAACTCGTCAGTGGTCTGTAtctaaagacaaacaaaagtaCTGCGAtatttttaatcagatttaaaaaaattcagaaaaaatTTGTCtagtaacaaaaaaataaaaggcagacacacaaaaaccctCCTTTGATCTACATGTTCCTGCATATTTAATGAGCAGAACAGTTTAAAATATTAGTAAACCCCAAACCTGTTTGTTAGATGAAGATTTGCAGGCGACAGGTGGTTACTGTAGTTTAGGTAAACCTTCAATTTCAGGTGTCCACTTCAACATTGCCTCTGTTTGGGATCAGTCAACCAGTGACAggctcccctcctccctcctccacatgCAAGGATGCCTTCTGTGTGGTCACACACCCTTTAAACAGGCAACTCTCAGGCTGAATCCCAAATGTCCAGACTTTTATTCGCTTTGCTCACTAGTTCCCAGAAGTCTGTGGGTGCTTCAGGCTGTCCAAATCCACACTTCATCAAGTCCACAAGGGGGCTCATGTGGACTTCCTGCTGACTTCTGGAGAGGCTGCCTGGGGTGCAGACTTCACCAGACTTGTAATGGACTGGATGGTCGTAATTCCTACTTGTTAACTCGGGGCACATGCAACGATGGCAACAGCCATGGGGAGGGGGTAGGATGTATTTTGCCAGTGAATTAAATATTTAGATACGTTTCCAGGTATGAAACTGCTGTGCAACTGAAATGCTTGGAGGTCAGAAGTTGGAAATTTCAACAAGGAAATTCCAACCTCTGACATCGACTGGAACGCAGCATTAGCTGTTTTTACtacccacaattcattgcaatacAGACGCTTTAAATAgtcaacacaagacaacaatATGTAGCCTTAAAATGTCatacaaatacagtatgtagGACTGAAAAGATaattcaattaattgattagttgattgtcacaaaatgcaacttttttgataattgaATAATAATCTGagttattgtgaaacatttgctggtACCAACTTCTCGGACCTGAGGATCTGATGCTCGTCTTTGTCATACCTGATAGTAAACTCAATAttttttggactgctggtcagACAAATCAAAACATGTGAAGACGTCACCTTTAGGGGGAAAttaaaatgagcatttttcactgttttctggcattttattAATAAAGCTTCAGGGTAAACGTTTGGAGGGTGAACATTTGGTTTCAGCTGCAACATATGCAAACAGGCAGGATTGTTTACCTGCAGTCTGTTTttgcataaacacaaacatgacttcTTCAAACGAACACTTTCTGTTACAGCAATTTCCCCCAAAGCctcatgtttttgtctctcaaaTATGAACCTGGACAAACTGTAAATGGTTAGCATTTATGCAGGGATGTTGTTTTGAGCTTGACTGACATTGCATTTTGTCGTTTGATCCTCAGACAGAGAAGCTGAGGGGCTTTGCTCGAGGCCTGG
It includes:
- the cbx1b gene encoding chromobox protein homolog 1b isoform X1 — translated: MSMSLTTEPPNDAPTVTEAEPKMASPEKKDKKPDDVPEEEEEEEEYVVEKVLNRRVVKGRVEYLLKWKGFSEEDNTWEPEDNLDCPDLIAEFLQSQKLAHDGKRKAAGEAEGDESKTKKKKDDTEKLRGFARGLAPERIIGATDSTGELMFLMKWKNSDEADLVPAKEANVKCPQVVISFYEERLTWHSYPTEDEKKDDKN
- the cbx1b gene encoding chromobox protein homolog 1b isoform X3; translation: MASPEKKDKKPDDVPEEEEEEEEYVVEKVLNRRVVKGRVEYLLKWKGFSEEDNTWEPEDNLDCPDLIAEFLQSQKLAHDGKRKAAGEAEGDESKTKKKKDDTEKLRGFARGLAPERIIGATDSTGELMFLMKWKNSDEADLVPAKEANVKCPQVVISFYEERLTWHSYPTEDEKKDDKN
- the cbx1b gene encoding chromobox protein homolog 1b isoform X2 — protein: MSMSLTTEPPNDAPTVTEEPKMASPEKKDKKPDDVPEEEEEEEEYVVEKVLNRRVVKGRVEYLLKWKGFSEEDNTWEPEDNLDCPDLIAEFLQSQKLAHDGKRKAAGEAEGDESKTKKKKDDTEKLRGFARGLAPERIIGATDSTGELMFLMKWKNSDEADLVPAKEANVKCPQVVISFYEERLTWHSYPTEDEKKDDKN